Proteins co-encoded in one Colletes latitarsis isolate SP2378_abdomen chromosome 2, iyColLati1, whole genome shotgun sequence genomic window:
- the LOC143352006 gene encoding pyridoxal phosphate homeostasis protein gives MSKVAENLKVVRHKILAASARRPVEYNYFKPRLVAVSKLKPPELIVEVYEAGERHFGENYVNELIEKGNHPNILAKCKEIRWHFIGHLQSNKVNKILNVPNLYIIETIDSEKISFALNVAWPKFKKQNTSKLKIMVQVNTSKEKEKSGCEVAKVSTLVKYIINNCENLEFVGLMTIGMFGYDITKGPNPDFLCLKECRETVCKELNIDPNEVELSMGMSNDYEQAVEMGSTSVRVGSAIFGERPKKNT, from the exons ATGTCAAAAGTGGCTGAAAATTTAAAAGTGGTTCGCCATAAAATTCTTGCTGCTTCTGCTAGAAGACCAGTA gaatataattattttaaaccaCGTTTAGTGGCTGTGAGTAAACTGAAACCTCCTGAATTAATTGTAGAAGTTTATGAAGCTGGTGAAAGACATTTTGGTGAAAATTATGTAAACGAGCTAATAGAAAAAGGAAATCATCCGAACATTTTGGCAAAATGTAAAGAGATACGTTGGCATTTTATTGGTCATTTACAGAGTAATAAAGTGAACAAAATATTGAATGTTccaaatttatatattatagaaACAATAGACAGCGAGAAAATTTCGTTTGCATTAAATGTTGCTTggccaaaatttaaaaaacaaaatacctcaaaattaaaaataatggtaCAAGTAAATACTAGTAAAGAAAAAG AAAAAAGTGGGTGCGAAGTTGCAAAAGTTTCTACTcttgtaaaatatattattaataattgtgaAAATTTAGAATTTGTGGGACTTATGACAATAGGCATGTTTGGATATGACATTACCAAAGGTCCAAACCCAGATTTTTTATGTTTGAAAGAATGCAGAGAAACTGTTTGTAAGGAATTGAATATTGATCCGAATGAAGTGGAACTATCGATGGGAATGTCAAATGACTATGAACAAGCG GTGGAGATGGGCAGTACAAGTGTCAGGGTAGGTAGTGCAATTTTTGGGGAAAGACCAAAGAAAAACACTTGA